A window from Pseudomonas sp. MRSN 12121 encodes these proteins:
- the murD gene encoding UDP-N-acetylmuramoyl-L-alanine--D-glutamate ligase, giving the protein MSLIASDHFRIVVGLGKSGMSLVRFLANRGVSFAVADTRENPPELATLRRDYPHVEVRCGELDVEFLCRADELYVSPGLALATPALQAAAARGVKLSGDIELFARNAKAPIVAISGSNAKSTVTTLVGEMAAAAGKRVAVGGNLGTPALDLLSDDVELYVMELSSFQLETTDQLGAEVATVLNISEDHMDRYSGLPAYHLAKHRIFRGARQVVFNRQDALTRPLVGEGLPCWTFGLSKPDFKAFGLREENGEKYLAFEFQNLMPVRELKIRGAHNQSNALAALALGHAVGLPFDAMLAALRTFAGLEHRCQWVRDLDGVGYYNDSKATNVGAALAAIEGLGADIEGKIVLIAGGDGKGAEFKDLHDPVAANCRAVILMGRDAEQIGEAVGDSVPLIRAGSLLEAVAQGRAVAQSGDVVLLSPACASFDMFKNYEDRGHQFVRAVEELA; this is encoded by the coding sequence GTGTCCCTGATCGCTTCTGACCACTTCCGCATTGTTGTCGGCCTCGGCAAGAGCGGCATGTCCCTGGTTCGCTTCCTGGCGAACCGGGGTGTGTCGTTTGCCGTCGCCGATACGCGGGAGAATCCACCGGAGCTGGCCACGCTGCGCCGTGACTATCCGCATGTGGAGGTTCGTTGTGGCGAGCTGGACGTCGAGTTCCTGTGCCGTGCCGACGAGCTCTACGTGAGCCCGGGCCTGGCCCTCGCGACCCCGGCCCTGCAAGCCGCCGCTGCCCGCGGGGTGAAACTTTCCGGCGATATCGAGCTGTTCGCGCGTAACGCGAAGGCGCCGATCGTCGCCATCAGCGGTTCCAATGCGAAGAGCACCGTGACCACCCTCGTCGGGGAGATGGCCGCAGCCGCCGGCAAGCGGGTCGCCGTGGGCGGCAACCTGGGTACGCCGGCGCTGGATCTGCTCAGCGACGACGTCGAGCTATACGTCATGGAACTGTCCAGCTTCCAGCTGGAGACCACCGATCAGTTGGGGGCCGAAGTGGCCACCGTGCTGAATATCAGCGAAGACCACATGGACCGCTACAGCGGCCTGCCGGCCTATCACCTGGCCAAGCACCGGATCTTCCGTGGCGCCCGGCAAGTGGTGTTCAACCGCCAGGATGCCCTGACCCGGCCATTGGTCGGCGAAGGCCTGCCGTGCTGGACCTTCGGCCTGAGCAAGCCGGACTTCAAGGCATTCGGTCTGCGCGAGGAGAACGGCGAGAAGTACCTGGCCTTCGAGTTCCAGAACCTGATGCCGGTGCGCGAGCTGAAGATCCGTGGCGCGCATAACCAGTCCAACGCCCTGGCGGCATTGGCCCTGGGGCATGCGGTCGGCCTGCCGTTCGACGCCATGCTGGCGGCCCTGCGTACCTTTGCCGGCCTCGAGCATCGCTGCCAGTGGGTGCGCGACCTGGATGGCGTGGGTTACTACAACGATTCCAAGGCCACCAACGTCGGCGCCGCATTGGCAGCCATCGAAGGCCTGGGCGCGGACATTGAAGGCAAGATCGTGCTGATCGCCGGCGGCGACGGCAAGGGTGCCGAGTTCAAGGACTTGCACGATCCGGTGGCAGCCAACTGCCGCGCGGTGATCCTGATGGGGCGGGACGCCGAGCAGATCGGCGAGGCCGTCGGCGACTCCGTGCCGCTGATTCGCGCAGGTTCCCTGCTCGAAGCCGTGGCGCAAGGCCGTGCCGTTGCCCAGTCGGGCGACGTGGTGTTGCTGTCGCCAGCCTGCGCCAGTTTCGACATGTTCAAGAACTACGAAGACCGTGGTCACCAGTTCGTCCGCGCCGTGGAGGAACTGGCATGA
- the murF gene encoding UDP-N-acetylmuramoyl-tripeptide--D-alanyl-D-alanine ligase, with amino-acid sequence MLKALKLSDISVPLAGRLLAGDCSFDGVSIDSRAIKPGQLFIALAGPRFDGHDYLNDVAAKGAVGALVEHEVPDSTLPQLLVSDTRKALGQLGALNRAAFTKPVAAVTGSSGKTTVKEMLASILRTRGPVLATRGNLNNDLGAPLTLLELTAEHTAAVIELGASRIGEIAYTVAMTKPQVAIINNAGTAHVGEFGGPEKIVEAKGEILEGLEASGIAVLNLDDKAFPIWKARAAGRQVLSFALTNEAADFHASNIQRDARGCPNFTLHGGNGTEQVQLNLLGTHNVANALAAAAAAHALGVSLFGIATGLNAVQPVKGRTVAQLAKNGMRVIDDTYNANPTSMCAAVDILAGFSGRTVLVLGDIGELGDWAEQGHRDVGAYAAGKVSALYAVGPMMAHAVAAFGDHGQHFATQAELIAALGAEQDTNTTILIKGSRSAAMENIVVALCGSSTEKH; translated from the coding sequence ATGCTTAAGGCCCTGAAACTCAGCGACATCAGCGTGCCGTTGGCGGGTCGCCTGCTGGCTGGCGATTGCAGCTTTGATGGCGTGAGCATCGACAGCCGGGCGATCAAGCCGGGCCAACTATTTATTGCCCTGGCGGGCCCGCGTTTCGATGGCCATGACTACCTGAATGACGTCGCGGCCAAGGGCGCCGTCGGCGCTTTGGTCGAGCACGAGGTGCCGGACAGCACGCTCCCGCAATTGCTGGTCAGCGACACCCGCAAGGCACTTGGCCAACTGGGCGCGTTGAATCGCGCGGCGTTCACCAAGCCGGTGGCGGCGGTGACCGGTTCCAGCGGCAAGACCACGGTCAAGGAAATGCTGGCAAGCATCCTGCGTACCCGTGGGCCGGTACTGGCCACGCGCGGCAACCTGAATAACGACCTGGGCGCACCGTTGACCCTGCTGGAGCTGACGGCGGAGCACACCGCGGCGGTGATCGAGCTGGGGGCGTCGCGTATTGGCGAAATCGCCTACACCGTCGCAATGACCAAGCCGCAGGTCGCCATTATCAATAACGCCGGTACCGCGCACGTGGGCGAGTTCGGCGGTCCGGAAAAAATCGTCGAGGCCAAGGGCGAGATTCTCGAGGGGCTGGAGGCTTCCGGCATCGCCGTGCTGAATCTCGACGACAAGGCTTTCCCGATCTGGAAGGCTCGCGCTGCCGGTCGCCAGGTGCTGAGTTTCGCCCTGACCAACGAGGCGGCCGACTTTCATGCCTCGAATATCCAACGCGATGCCCGGGGCTGCCCGAACTTCACGCTGCACGGCGGCAACGGGACCGAGCAGGTCCAACTGAATCTGCTGGGCACCCATAACGTGGCCAATGCCCTGGCCGCGGCTGCCGCGGCCCACGCCCTGGGTGTGTCGCTGTTCGGCATCGCTACCGGCCTAAACGCGGTGCAGCCGGTCAAGGGGCGTACGGTCGCCCAATTGGCGAAGAACGGCATGCGGGTGATCGACGACACCTATAACGCGAACCCCACGTCCATGTGCGCCGCCGTCGATATACTGGCCGGCTTTTCCGGTCGCACCGTCCTGGTACTCGGAGATATCGGCGAGCTGGGTGATTGGGCGGAGCAGGGGCACCGCGACGTGGGCGCTTATGCCGCCGGCAAGGTCTCGGCGCTCTACGCCGTGGGTCCGATGATGGCCCATGCGGTCGCGGCTTTCGGTGACCACGGCCAGCACTTTGCAACCCAGGCCGAGCTGATCGCAGCCCTGGGTGCCGAGCAAGATACAAACACCACCATTTTGATCAAGGGATCACGCAGCGCGGCGATGGAAAACATCGTCGTGGCCTTGTGCGGTTCCAGCACGGAGAAACATTGA
- a CDS encoding D-alanine--D-alanine ligase — MTAAYATLFSTLAPQDFGRVVVLFGGKSAERAVSLKSGNAVLEALLSAGVDAFGIDVGDDLLQRLLNEKIDRAFIILHGRGGEDGSMQGLLECLGIPYTGSGILASALAMDKLRTKQVWHSLGIPTPRHAVLGSEADCIHAAAELGMPLIVKPAHEGSSIGMAKVNSASELIDAWKAASTYDSQVLVEQWIQGPEFTIATLRGQVLPPIALGTPHTFYDYDAKYLASDTQYRIPCGLDSDKEQELMDLTAKACGALGIAGWARADVMQDADGQFWFLEVNTAPGMTDHSLVPMAARAAGLDFQQLVLAILAESVVRNAEPRG; from the coding sequence ATGACCGCCGCCTACGCCACGCTGTTTTCGACCCTCGCGCCGCAGGACTTCGGCCGTGTCGTCGTGCTGTTCGGCGGCAAGAGCGCCGAGCGCGCCGTTTCGCTGAAGTCTGGCAATGCCGTGCTGGAAGCGTTGCTGAGCGCCGGTGTCGACGCCTTTGGCATCGATGTTGGCGACGACCTGTTGCAGCGTCTGTTGAACGAGAAGATCGACCGCGCCTTCATCATCCTCCACGGCCGCGGCGGTGAAGACGGCAGCATGCAGGGCCTGCTGGAGTGCCTGGGGATTCCCTACACCGGCAGCGGCATCCTGGCTTCGGCGCTGGCGATGGACAAACTGCGTACCAAGCAGGTCTGGCACAGCCTCGGTATTCCGACGCCACGCCACGCCGTGCTGGGCTCCGAGGCTGACTGTATTCACGCGGCTGCGGAACTGGGCATGCCTTTGATCGTCAAACCGGCGCATGAAGGTTCCAGTATCGGCATGGCCAAAGTGAACTCCGCGTCCGAGCTGATCGACGCCTGGAAAGCGGCCAGCACCTACGATTCGCAAGTCCTGGTCGAACAATGGATTCAAGGTCCGGAGTTCACCATTGCCACGCTGCGCGGCCAGGTGTTGCCACCGATCGCCCTGGGCACGCCGCACACCTTTTACGACTACGACGCCAAGTACCTGGCCTCCGATACCCAGTACCGGATCCCATGCGGCCTCGACAGCGACAAAGAGCAGGAGCTCATGGACCTGACGGCGAAAGCCTGCGGGGCGCTCGGTATCGCCGGTTGGGCGCGTGCCGACGTGATGCAGGATGCCGACGGCCAGTTCTGGTTCCTGGAAGTGAACACCGCTCCCGGCATGACCGATCACAGCCTGGTTCCGATGGCGGCCCGCGCCGCCGGTCTGGATTTCCAGCAGCTGGTCCTGGCCATCCTGGCAGAAAGTGTCGTCCGTAACGCAGAGCCGAGGGGTTAA
- the ftsW gene encoding putative lipid II flippase FtsW gives MNLRNIIKPYPSPLITGRGIDLDFPMLAGCLTLLGLGLIMIASASTEVAAAQSGSALYYMIRHLIYVVLGLGACIVTMMIPIATWQRLGWMMLIGAFGLLVMVIIPGIGREVNGSMRWIGFSFFNVQPSEIAKVFVVIYLAGYLVRRQKEVRESWMGFFKPFIVLLPMAGLLLMEPDFGATVVMMGAAAAMLFLGGVGLFRFSLMVVLAVAAVVLLIQMQPYRMARLTNFADPWADQFGAGYQLSQALIAFGRGEWLGVGLGNSVQKQFYLPEAHTDFVFSVLAEELGAVGSLCTVALFVFVCIRGMYIGLWAEKAKQFFAAYVAYGLSFLWIGQFLINIGVNVGLLPTKGLTLPFLSYGGSSLVICCACLGLLLRIEWESRTHLGSEEMEFSESDFAEEPSHGR, from the coding sequence ATGAACCTGAGAAACATCATCAAGCCTTACCCGTCGCCGCTGATCACCGGGCGTGGCATCGACCTCGACTTCCCGATGCTCGCCGGTTGCCTGACGCTGCTCGGCCTGGGGCTGATCATGATCGCCTCGGCGTCCACCGAAGTGGCCGCCGCGCAGTCGGGCAGTGCCCTGTACTACATGATTCGCCACCTGATCTACGTCGTGCTGGGGCTTGGCGCCTGCATCGTCACCATGATGATTCCGATCGCCACCTGGCAGCGCCTGGGCTGGATGATGCTGATCGGGGCGTTCGGTCTGCTGGTGATGGTGATCATCCCGGGCATCGGCCGTGAAGTGAACGGCTCGATGCGCTGGATCGGCTTCAGCTTCTTCAACGTCCAGCCGTCCGAGATCGCCAAGGTATTCGTGGTGATCTATCTCGCCGGTTATCTGGTGCGTCGCCAGAAGGAAGTGCGCGAAAGCTGGATGGGCTTCTTCAAGCCGTTCATCGTGCTGCTGCCGATGGCCGGCCTGTTGCTGATGGAGCCGGACTTCGGCGCCACCGTGGTCATGATGGGCGCCGCGGCGGCGATGCTGTTCCTTGGCGGGGTCGGGCTGTTCCGTTTTTCCCTGATGGTGGTCCTGGCGGTGGCGGCGGTGGTATTGCTGATCCAGATGCAGCCGTACCGGATGGCGCGCCTGACCAACTTCGCCGACCCCTGGGCCGACCAGTTCGGTGCCGGTTACCAGCTGTCCCAGGCCCTGATCGCGTTCGGCCGTGGCGAATGGCTGGGCGTTGGCCTGGGCAACAGCGTGCAGAAACAGTTCTACCTGCCGGAAGCCCACACCGACTTCGTGTTCTCGGTCCTGGCCGAAGAGCTGGGGGCCGTGGGCTCGCTGTGCACCGTGGCGCTGTTCGTCTTCGTCTGTATCCGCGGCATGTACATCGGCCTGTGGGCGGAGAAGGCCAAGCAGTTCTTTGCCGCCTATGTCGCCTATGGCTTGTCGTTCCTGTGGATCGGCCAGTTCCTGATCAACATCGGGGTGAACGTCGGCCTGTTGCCGACCAAGGGCCTGACCTTGCCGTTCCTCAGTTATGGCGGCAGTTCGTTGGTGATCTGCTGTGCCTGCCTGGGCTTGTTATTGCGCATCGAGTGGGAGAGTCGGACCCACCTTGGCAGCGAAGAGATGGAATTCAGCGAGAGCGACTTCGCCGAGGAGCCAAGCCATGGGCGCTAA
- a CDS encoding UDP-N-acetylmuramoyl-L-alanyl-D-glutamate--2,6-diaminopimelate ligase has product MSLSLNTIFAHAGRDLLIRELTLDSRNVRAGDLFLAVPGGKFDGRAHIADALQRGAAAVAYEVEGATVLPITDVPLIPVKGLAAQLSSIAGRFYGDPSRSLNLIGVTGTNGKTSVTQLVAQALDLLGQRCGIVGTLGSGFYGALQSGLHTTPNPIAVQATLADLKNSGAKAVAMEVSSHGLDQGRVTALAFDVAVLTNLSRDHLDYHGTMQAYGAAKAKLFGWADLGCRVINIDDEFGRLLASEEQDSRLITYSLEDPQAYLYCREAQFDDEGVRATLVTPQGEHHLRSTLLGRFNLSNVLAAVGALLGLEYPLDEILRVLPKLEGPAGRMQRLGGGSQPLVVVDYAHTPDALEKVLLALRPHAKGRLLCLFGCGGDRDRGKRPLMAEVVERLADGVLVTDDNPRTEDPLQIFDDIRVGFSAVDKVDFVAGRGPAIAQLIAGASADDVVVLAGKGHEDYQEINGVRLDFSDLVEADRALTAWEVAHA; this is encoded by the coding sequence ATGTCTCTTAGCCTGAACACTATTTTCGCCCATGCTGGTCGTGACCTGCTGATTCGCGAATTGACCCTGGACAGCCGCAACGTGCGCGCCGGCGATCTGTTTCTCGCGGTTCCAGGTGGCAAGTTCGACGGTCGGGCGCACATCGCCGATGCGTTGCAGCGCGGCGCTGCCGCGGTGGCTTACGAAGTCGAGGGTGCGACCGTCCTGCCGATTACCGATGTGCCGCTGATTCCGGTCAAGGGGCTGGCGGCGCAATTGTCGAGCATCGCCGGGCGTTTTTACGGCGATCCAAGCCGTAGCCTGAATCTGATTGGCGTGACCGGCACCAACGGCAAGACCAGCGTCACCCAGTTGGTAGCGCAGGCGCTCGACCTGTTGGGCCAGCGCTGCGGCATTGTCGGCACCCTGGGCAGCGGCTTCTATGGCGCGCTGCAAAGCGGGCTGCACACCACGCCGAACCCGATTGCGGTGCAGGCTACCCTGGCGGACCTGAAAAACTCCGGTGCCAAGGCCGTGGCGATGGAAGTGTCGTCCCACGGGCTCGACCAGGGGCGGGTCACTGCGCTGGCGTTCGACGTGGCGGTGCTGACCAACCTGTCCCGCGACCACCTGGATTATCACGGCACGATGCAAGCCTATGGCGCTGCCAAGGCCAAGCTGTTCGGCTGGGCCGACCTGGGTTGCCGCGTCATTAATATCGACGACGAGTTCGGCCGGTTGTTGGCCAGCGAAGAGCAGGATTCGCGGCTCATCACTTATAGCCTCGAGGATCCCCAGGCCTACCTGTATTGCCGTGAAGCCCAGTTCGATGACGAAGGCGTGCGTGCGACCCTGGTGACCCCGCAAGGCGAGCATCATCTGCGCAGCACCCTGCTGGGGCGTTTCAACCTGAGCAACGTGCTGGCGGCGGTGGGGGCCTTGCTCGGCCTGGAATACCCGCTCGACGAAATCCTGCGCGTGCTGCCGAAGCTGGAAGGACCAGCCGGCCGCATGCAGCGCCTGGGTGGCGGTTCGCAACCGTTGGTGGTGGTCGACTATGCCCACACTCCGGATGCCCTGGAAAAAGTATTGCTGGCCCTGCGTCCGCACGCCAAGGGCCGCTTGTTGTGCCTGTTCGGTTGCGGCGGCGATCGCGATCGCGGCAAGCGCCCGCTGATGGCCGAAGTGGTCGAGCGCCTGGCCGATGGCGTGCTGGTCACCGATGACAACCCGCGTACGGAAGATCCGTTGCAAATTTTCGATGACATCCGTGTCGGCTTCAGCGCGGTGGACAAAGTCGACTTCGTGGCCGGTCGTGGTCCTGCGATTGCCCAGTTGATTGCCGGCGCTTCGGCAGACGATGTGGTTGTCCTGGCCGGCAAGGGGCATGAGGACTATCAGGAAATCAACGGCGTGCGGCTGGACTTCTCCGACCTGGTGGAAGCCGACCGAGCGCTGACGGCGTGGGAGGTGGCCCATGCTTAA
- the murC gene encoding UDP-N-acetylmuramate--L-alanine ligase, with protein MVENQKAMPQPEMRRIRRIHFVGIGGVGMCGIAEVLLNLGYQVSGSDLKASPVTERLESFGAQIFIGHRAENAANADVLVVSSAVNTSNPEVATALERRIPVVPRAEMLAELMRYRHGVAVAGTHGKTTTTSLLASVFAAGGLDPTFVIGGRLNAAGTNAQLGTSRYLIAEADESDASFLHLQPLVAVVTNIDADHMATYDGDFNKLKKTFVEFLHNLPFYGLAVLCLDDPVVREILPLVKRPTVTYGFNEDADVRAINVRQQGMQTFFTVLRPDREPLDVSVNMPGNHNVLNALATICIATDEGISDEAIVQGLSGFQGVGRRFQVYGELPVDGGNVMLVDDYGHHPTEVAAVIKAVRGGWPERRLVMVYQPHRFSRTRDLYDDFVQVLADANVLLLMEVYPAGEEPIPGADSRQLCHSIRQRGQLDPIYIERGVDLAPLVKPLLRAGDILLCQGAGDIGGLAPKLLNSPLFAGAVPAGQGKSK; from the coding sequence ATGGTTGAGAATCAGAAAGCCATGCCACAACCGGAAATGCGCCGCATCCGCCGCATCCACTTCGTCGGTATCGGCGGCGTGGGCATGTGCGGGATCGCCGAAGTGCTGCTGAACCTGGGTTACCAGGTTTCGGGTTCCGACCTCAAGGCATCGCCGGTGACCGAGCGCCTCGAATCCTTTGGTGCGCAGATCTTCATCGGCCATCGCGCCGAGAACGCTGCCAATGCCGATGTACTGGTGGTCTCCAGCGCCGTGAACACCTCCAACCCGGAAGTGGCCACCGCCCTGGAGCGCCGGATTCCGGTGGTGCCACGCGCGGAAATGCTCGCCGAGCTGATGCGCTACCGGCATGGCGTCGCCGTGGCCGGCACCCATGGCAAGACCACGACCACCAGCCTGCTCGCGTCGGTATTCGCCGCCGGTGGCCTGGACCCGACCTTCGTCATCGGTGGCCGGCTCAATGCCGCGGGCACCAATGCGCAGTTGGGCACCAGTCGCTACCTGATCGCCGAAGCCGATGAAAGCGACGCCAGCTTCCTGCACCTGCAACCGCTGGTGGCGGTGGTGACCAACATCGACGCCGACCACATGGCGACCTACGACGGCGACTTCAACAAACTGAAGAAAACCTTCGTCGAGTTCCTGCACAACCTGCCGTTCTACGGCCTGGCCGTGCTGTGCCTGGACGATCCGGTAGTGCGTGAGATCCTGCCGTTGGTCAAGCGTCCGACCGTCACCTACGGTTTCAACGAAGACGCCGACGTCCGTGCCATCAATGTACGTCAGCAGGGCATGCAGACCTTCTTCACCGTGTTGCGCCCCGATCGCGAGCCGCTGGACGTCTCGGTGAACATGCCGGGCAACCACAACGTGCTCAACGCGTTGGCGACCATCTGCATCGCCACCGACGAAGGCATCAGCGATGAAGCCATCGTCCAGGGCCTGTCGGGCTTCCAGGGCGTCGGCCGACGCTTCCAGGTCTACGGCGAACTGCCGGTGGACGGCGGCAACGTGATGTTGGTGGACGACTACGGCCACCACCCGACCGAAGTGGCGGCGGTGATCAAGGCCGTGCGCGGTGGCTGGCCGGAGCGTCGCCTGGTGATGGTCTACCAGCCGCACCGCTTCAGCCGCACCCGCGACCTGTACGACGACTTCGTCCAGGTGCTGGCCGATGCCAACGTGCTGCTGTTGATGGAAGTCTACCCGGCGGGCGAAGAGCCGATCCCCGGGGCAGACAGCCGTCAGCTGTGCCACAGCATCCGTCAACGCGGCCAGCTGGACCCGATCTACATCGAGCGTGGGGTCGACCTTGCGCCGCTGGTCAAGCCGCTGCTGCGTGCCGGCGACATCCTGCTGTGCCAGGGTGCCGGTGATATCGGCGGGCTTGCGCCGAAGCTGTTGAACAGCCCGTTGTTCGCGGGTGCCGTGCCAGCCGGCCAGGGGAAGTCGAAATGA
- the mraY gene encoding phospho-N-acetylmuramoyl-pentapeptide-transferase: MLLLLAEYLQQFYKGFAVFQYLTLRGILGVLTALVLSLWLGPWMIRTLQNRQIGQAVRNDGPQSHLSKSGTPTMGGALILSAIGVSTLLWADLSNRYVWVVLLVTLLFGAIGWVDDYRKVIEKNSRGLPSRWKYFWQSVFGLGAAIFLYVTAQTPVETTLLIPMLKDFSIPLGVGFVVLTYFVIVGSSNAVNLTDGLDGLAIMPTVMVGGALGIFCYLSGNVKFAEYLLIPYVPGAGELIVFCGALIGAGLGFLWFNTYPAQVFMGDVGALALGAALGTIAVIVRQEIVLFIMGGVFVMETLSVVIQVASFKLTGRRVFRMAPIHHHFELKGWPEPRVIVRFWIITVILVLIGLATLKLR, encoded by the coding sequence ATGCTGCTGCTGCTAGCGGAGTACCTGCAACAGTTCTACAAAGGCTTCGCGGTCTTTCAGTACCTGACCCTGCGCGGGATTCTCGGGGTACTGACTGCACTGGTGCTGTCCTTGTGGCTGGGGCCGTGGATGATCCGCACGCTGCAGAACCGCCAGATCGGTCAGGCGGTGCGTAACGACGGGCCGCAATCGCACCTCTCCAAGTCGGGCACCCCGACCATGGGCGGCGCGCTGATCCTGTCGGCCATCGGTGTCAGCACCCTGCTGTGGGCCGACCTGAGCAACCGCTATGTGTGGGTGGTGCTGCTGGTCACCCTGTTGTTCGGCGCCATCGGCTGGGTCGACGACTATCGCAAGGTGATCGAGAAGAACTCGCGCGGCCTGCCTAGCCGCTGGAAGTATTTCTGGCAGTCGGTATTTGGCCTGGGCGCGGCGATTTTCCTCTATGTCACGGCGCAGACGCCGGTCGAAACCACGTTGCTGATCCCCATGCTCAAGGATTTCAGCATTCCCCTGGGCGTCGGTTTCGTGGTCCTGACCTATTTCGTGATCGTCGGCTCCAGCAACGCAGTCAACCTGACTGACGGTCTCGACGGCCTGGCGATCATGCCGACCGTGATGGTGGGCGGCGCCCTGGGCATCTTCTGCTACCTGTCGGGTAACGTGAAATTCGCCGAGTACCTGCTGATCCCTTACGTGCCGGGCGCGGGCGAGCTGATTGTGTTCTGCGGCGCGTTGATCGGCGCCGGGCTGGGCTTCCTGTGGTTCAACACCTATCCGGCACAGGTCTTCATGGGTGACGTCGGCGCGCTGGCGCTGGGTGCGGCCCTGGGCACCATCGCGGTGATCGTCCGCCAGGAAATCGTCCTGTTCATCATGGGCGGCGTGTTCGTGATGGAAACCCTGTCCGTGGTCATCCAGGTCGCTTCCTTCAAGCTGACCGGCCGCCGCGTGTTCCGCATGGCGCCGATTCACCACCACTTTGAACTCAAGGGCTGGCCCGAGCCGCGCGTGATCGTCCGTTTCTGGATCATCACCGTGATTCTCGTGCTGATCGGCCTTGCCACCCTGAAGCTGAGGTAG
- the murG gene encoding undecaprenyldiphospho-muramoylpentapeptide beta-N-acetylglucosaminyltransferase: MGANVLIMAGGTGGHVFPALACAREFQARGYTVHWLGTPRGIENELVPNAGLQLHLINVSGLRGKSKLSLLKAPFVLIKAVLQARRIIRQLKPVCVLGFGGYVTGPGGVAAKLSGVPVIVHEQNAVAGTANRLLVPLSARVCEAFPDTFGASSSRRTTGNPVRTELFLDTPREALAGRKARLLILGGSLGAEPLNKLLPEALALVSPELRPEVFHQAGKNHDEVTAERYRAAGVEAQVQPFIKDMAQAYGWADLVVCRAGALTVSELAAAGLPSMLVPLPHAIDDHQTRNADYLAREGAAFLMPQRTTGAADLAARLTEVLMQPERLNSMAGAARRLAKPDATRNVVDICLEVAHG; this comes from the coding sequence ATGGGCGCTAACGTGCTGATCATGGCCGGCGGCACCGGCGGCCACGTATTCCCGGCGCTGGCCTGTGCCCGCGAGTTCCAGGCGCGCGGTTATACCGTGCACTGGCTCGGGACCCCGCGCGGCATCGAGAACGAGCTGGTGCCGAACGCCGGCCTGCAACTGCACCTGATCAACGTCAGTGGCCTGCGGGGCAAGAGCAAGCTGTCGCTGCTCAAGGCGCCCTTCGTGCTGATCAAGGCCGTGTTGCAGGCGCGCCGAATCATTCGTCAGCTCAAGCCGGTCTGCGTGCTGGGCTTTGGCGGTTATGTGACCGGCCCTGGCGGAGTCGCGGCAAAACTGTCCGGCGTGCCGGTCATCGTTCATGAACAGAACGCGGTCGCGGGTACCGCCAATCGGCTGCTGGTGCCGTTGTCGGCCCGAGTCTGCGAAGCTTTCCCGGACACCTTCGGGGCCTCCAGCAGCCGGCGTACCACCGGCAATCCGGTGCGCACCGAACTGTTCCTCGATACACCGCGCGAGGCCCTGGCCGGACGCAAGGCGCGTTTGCTGATCCTAGGCGGAAGCCTGGGCGCAGAGCCGTTGAACAAGTTGCTGCCTGAAGCCCTGGCGCTGGTCTCCCCCGAGCTGCGTCCGGAAGTGTTTCACCAGGCCGGCAAAAACCACGATGAAGTGACTGCAGAGCGCTATCGCGCCGCTGGCGTCGAGGCGCAAGTGCAGCCGTTCATCAAAGACATGGCCCAGGCCTACGGCTGGGCTGACTTGGTGGTCTGTCGCGCAGGCGCGTTGACCGTCAGTGAACTGGCTGCCGCCGGTCTGCCTTCGATGCTGGTGCCTTTGCCCCACGCCATCGACGATCACCAGACCCGTAATGCCGACTATTTGGCTCGTGAAGGCGCTGCCTTCCTGATGCCGCAAAGAACGACTGGCGCAGCGGACCTTGCCGCTCGCCTGACAGAGGTTTTGATGCAACCGGAACGACTCAACAGCATGGCCGGCGCAGCCCGCCGCCTGGCCAAACCCGATGCCACCCGTAACGTGGTCGATATCTGCCTGGAGGTGGCCCATGGTTGA